A single genomic interval of Aquipuribacter sp. SD81 harbors:
- a CDS encoding ribose-phosphate diphosphokinase: MKPIISTPEKRLVLVSGRAHPSLTREVAEHLGVDVVQTTAYDFANGEIYVRFAESVRGCDVFVLQSHTAPINQWLMEHLLMVDALKRASAKRVTVVAPFYGYSRQDKKHRGREPISARLVADMFSTAGADRLISVDLHAAQIQGFFNGPVDHLWALPVLADYVTTRVDRSSLTIVSPDMGRVRTADVWSDRLGAPLAIIHKRRDPTVPNKVQVHEIVGSEHVEGRHCLLIDDMIDTAGTIVQAAEALHAQGAASIIVAATHAILSGPAIQRLSNSPIDEVVVTDTLPITPDKRFPGLTVLSIAPLLARAIREIFDDGSVTSLFEPH; the protein is encoded by the coding sequence TTGAAGCCCATCATCAGCACGCCGGAGAAGCGCCTGGTCCTCGTGAGCGGGCGGGCGCACCCCTCGCTCACGCGGGAGGTCGCCGAGCACCTCGGCGTCGACGTCGTGCAGACGACGGCGTACGACTTCGCCAACGGCGAGATCTACGTGCGCTTCGCCGAGAGCGTCCGCGGCTGCGACGTCTTCGTGCTGCAGAGCCACACCGCGCCGATCAACCAGTGGCTCATGGAGCACCTGCTCATGGTCGACGCGCTCAAGCGGGCCTCGGCCAAGCGCGTGACGGTCGTCGCGCCGTTCTACGGCTACTCCCGGCAGGACAAGAAGCACCGCGGCCGCGAGCCGATCAGCGCGCGCCTGGTCGCGGACATGTTCTCCACCGCGGGGGCGGACCGGCTCATCAGCGTCGACCTGCACGCCGCGCAGATCCAGGGCTTCTTCAACGGCCCGGTCGACCACCTGTGGGCCCTGCCGGTGCTCGCCGACTACGTGACGACCCGGGTCGACCGGTCCTCGCTCACCATCGTGAGCCCCGACATGGGGCGGGTGCGGACCGCCGACGTCTGGTCGGACCGGCTGGGCGCGCCGCTGGCGATCATCCACAAGCGGCGCGACCCCACCGTGCCGAACAAGGTGCAGGTGCACGAGATCGTCGGCTCGGAGCACGTGGAGGGCCGGCACTGCCTGCTCATCGACGACATGATCGACACCGCGGGGACCATCGTGCAGGCCGCCGAGGCGCTGCACGCGCAGGGCGCGGCGTCGATCATCGTCGCCGCGACCCACGCGATCCTGTCCGGTCCTGCCATCCAGCGGCTGTCGAACTCGCCCATCGACGAGGTCGTCGTCACCGACACCCTGCCGATCACCCCGGACAAGCGCTTCCCGGGGCTCACGGTGCTGTCGATCGCGCCGCTGCTCGCCCGCGCGATCCGCGAGATCTTCGACGACGGGTCGGTCACGAGCCTGTTCGAGCCGCACTGA